A genome region from Primulina eburnea isolate SZY01 chromosome 9, ASM2296580v1, whole genome shotgun sequence includes the following:
- the LOC140840536 gene encoding LOW QUALITY PROTEIN: CASP-like protein ARALYDRAFT_485429 (The sequence of the model RefSeq protein was modified relative to this genomic sequence to represent the inferred CDS: inserted 1 base in 1 codon), with amino-acid sequence MEELPGSLGTSASLVLRLGQAIFAVVSLXFMCIDVEFYSYTAFCFLVTIMGLTIPWSLTLAVVDIYFVFLKRSPNQVGILAIVLMGDWVLSFLSLGASCSTASVTNLLLSAGGFCGLKFCTRYQLSAAMAFLSWFLLFASSLFNLWLLPSL; translated from the exons ATGGAAGAATTGCCAGGGTCTCTGGGGACAAGTGCGAGCTTGGTCTTGAGATTGGGACAAGCCATTTTTGCTGTTGTTTCAT ATTTCATGTGTATAGATGTTGAGTTCTACAGTTACACTGCTTTCTG CTTCTTGgttactatcatgggattaaCGATTCCATGGAGCTTGACTTTGGCAGTCGTAGATATATACTTCGTTTTCTTGAAACGCTCACCTAATCAAGTTGGCATACTCGCCATCGTTCTCATGGGAGATTGG GTTCTATCATTTCTATCGCTGGGTGCGTCTTGTTCAACAGCCAGTGTGACCAATCTTTTGCTTTCTGCTGGTGGCTTCTGCGGCCTAAAGTTTTGCACAAGATATCAGCTGTCTGCTGCTATGGCATTCTTGTCCTGGTTTCTGCTATTTGCCTCATCTCTCTTCAATCTTTGGCTTCTTCCCTCTCTATAG
- the LOC140841598 gene encoding oxygen-evolving enhancer protein 1, chloroplastic-like: MANSLQAAATLMQPTKVGVSARSSSQLRPFQSVGKAFGVETGGARLTCSLDVKELAQKFTDAAKIAGFALATSALVVSGASAEGVPKRLTYDEIQSQTYTEVKGSGTANQCPTIVGGVDGFAFKAGKYKAQKFCLEPTSFTVKAEGINKNAPPEFQKTKLMTRLTYTLDEIEGPFEVSQDGTIKFEEKDGIDYAAVTVQLPGGERVPFLFTIKQLVATGKPNGFSGEFLVPSYRGSSFLDPKGRGGSTGYDNAVALPAGGRGDEEELQKENIKNVSSSTGKITLSVTQSKPETGEVIGVFESIQPSDTDLGSKAPKEVKIQGIWYGQLES, encoded by the exons ATGGCCAACTCACTGCAGGCAGCTGCCACTCTTATGCAACCAACCAAGGTTGGAGTCTCGGCCCGGAGCAGCTCCCAGCTCCGACCATTTCAGAGCGTCGGCAAGGCTTTCGGAGTTGAAACCGGAGGCGCAAGGCTGACATGCTCTCTTGATGTCAAGGAGTTGGCTCAGAAGTTCACCGATGCTGCCAAGATTGCTGGCTTTGCTCTTGCTACTTCCGCACTCGTCGTCTCG GGAGCTAGTGCTGAAGGTGTTCCGAAACGGCTCACGTACGATGAAATTCAGAGCCAGACCTACACAGAAGTGAAAGGATCAGGAACTGCTAATCAGTGCCCAACCATTGTAGGTGGTGTCGATGGATTTGCCTTCAAAGCAGGCAAATACAAGGCCCAGAAATTCTGCCTAGAGCCCACATCATTCACTGTCAAGGCAGAAGGTATAAACAAGAATGCACCACCTGAGTTCCAAAAGACCAAGCTCATGACCCGTCTGACCTACACCCTCGATGAGATCGAGGGACCATTTGAAGTATCTCAAGATGGCACCATCAAATTTGAGGAGAAGGATGGGATCGACTATGCTGCTGTCACCGTTCAGCTCCCTGGTGGTGAGCGTGTGCCTTTCCTCTTCACCATTAAGCAGCTTGTGGCAACCGGCAAACCAAATGGCTTTAGTGGGGAATTTCTGGTCCCATCATACAGAGGTTCATCTTTCCTTGACCCAAAGGGTAGGGGTGGATCTACTGGATATGACAATGCTGTTGCGTTGCCTGCTGGAGGTAGGGGAGACGAGGAGGAGCTACAGAAGGAGAACATAAAGAACGTCTCTTCTTCGACAGGGAAGATTACATTGAGCGTGACCCAATCAAAACCCGAGACTGGTGAGGTGATTGGAGTGTTTGAGAGCATCCAGCCATCGGATACTGATTTGGGGTCGAAGGCTCCCAAGGAAGTCAAAATTCAAGGCATCTGGTATGGTCAGCTGGAGTCTTAG